A window of the Tursiops truncatus isolate mTurTru1 chromosome 14, mTurTru1.mat.Y, whole genome shotgun sequence genome harbors these coding sequences:
- the CCDC142 gene encoding coiled-coil domain-containing protein 142 isoform X5 produces MAQASRSGGLLPPLATVPPLRAQAGGAEEEQWQRKRAGALRRDVRGWLRLPVARSIPCLDPRPGGAPRGQPWCAVPADAGEHREAGAVDWGREPAAGGPTPPALQRLRAVLLRLHHERQELLHAQDCARHLQATVRLLRILSPGAPSPSHLPQLCSDLLGHSSGGAVLRNGLQETPEPLLLARSVGLAAQRLDATIEMQLRALGQAPASPGLSSQIADLLLALPAYHQLQGKALSYVPGAARPYPPARVLRLLTGERGCQVAGWLDEALRGSDLRDQLRRRCQEERELLPGLLGLMGGVTGSASSGLGLGGAGALWSQYWTMLWAACAQSLDLSLGPWRDPRAAAQQLSQALGQASLPQECEKELASLCHNLIHQSLIWSWDQGFCQALASASGNQSSLPSSSHTTELLQQLFPPLLDALREPRSGLLLCRPPGPAPLALGLCILQTILLWFWGRTQQHLAAWAPGSFLLLIQKDLPPLLYEAEALSSLASEESLALEVEQQLGLEIQKLTAQIQLLPEESLSFFFQECHKRATQDFELHMPRGRYWRHRLCPELPSIPSEYAGLVVRRVLEPVLQGLQGLPQQAQAPALSLVLTAILGAWLDHILTHGIRFRCM; encoded by the exons ATGGCCCAAGCGTCTCGCTCTGGTGGCCTTCTGCCTCCGCTGGCTACCGTGCCGCCGTTACGGGCGCAGGCCGGGGGCGCTGAGGAGGAGCAGTGGCAGAGAAAGCGGGCAGGCGCTCTCCGCCGGGACGTTCGTGGCTGGCTGCGGCTGCCGGTTGCCCGAAGCATCCCCTGCCTGGACCCACGGCCCGGCGGAGCTCCGAGAGGGCAGCCGTGGTGTGCGGTGCCGGCGGACGCAGGAGAGCACCGTGAGGCTGGCGCTGTGGACTGGGGGCGGGAGCCGGCAGCTGGCGGCCCGACCCCTCCAGCGCTGCAGCGTCTCCGGGCGGTGTTGCTTCGGCTGCACCACGAGCGGCAGGAGCTCCTCCACGCACAGGACTGCGCCCGCCACCTACAGGCGACCGTGCGCCTCCTGAGGATCCTGAGTCCCGGCGCTCCATCCCCCAGCCACTTGCCTCAGCTGTGCAGCGACCTGTTGGGGCACTCTTCCGGAGGCGCGGTCCTGCGAAACGGCCTTCAGGAGACACCCGAGCCGCTACTCCTGGCACGATCCGTCGGACTAGCCGCCCAGCGCCTGGATGCTACTATCGAGATGCAGCTTCGGGCTCTGGGCCAGGCGCCCGCCAGCCCGGGCCTATCGTCCCAAATCGCCGACCTGCTGCTGGCACTTCCCGCCTACCACCAGCTGCAGGGAAAAGCCTTGAGCTACGTTCCAGGGGCAGCGCGCCCTTATCCCCCGGCCCGTGTGCTCCGCCTCCTGACGGGGGAGCGGGGTTGCCAGGTGGCAGGTTGGCTGGATGAGGCGCTCAGGGGATCTGACTTGAGGGACCAGCTCCGCAGGCGGTGCCAAGAGGAGCGGGAGCTGCTGCCAGGGCTACTGGGCCTGATGGGGGGCGTGACGGGTTCAGCCAGCAGTGGACTGGGGCTTGGAGGGGCTGGGGCCCTGTGGAGCCAGTACTGGACCATGCTGTGGGCAGCCTGTGCTCAGAGTCTGGACCTAAGTCTAGGACCCTGGAGGGACCCCAGGGCAGCGGCACAACAGCTGAGTCAGGCACTGGGTCAGG catcactgcctcaggaGTGTGAGAAGGAGCTGGCTTCTTTGTGTCACAACCTAATTCATCAGTCTCTTATCTGGAGCTGGGATCAAG GCTTCTGCCAGGCCTTGGCATCTGCTAGTGGAAATCAGAGCAGCCTTCCCTCATCCTCTCATACCACTGAACTTTTGCAAcagctcttccctcctctcttggATGCCCTTCGAGAACCCAGGTCAGGACTGCTCCTCTGCCGGCCTCCAG gtcCTGCCCCCCTTGCCCTGGGGCTCTGTATCCTGCAGACCATCTTGCTCTGGTTTTGGGGCAGAACTCAGCAGCATCTGGCAGCGTGGGCCCCAGGTTCCTTCCTGCTCCTGATCCAGAAGGATTTACCT CCTTTATTATATGAGGCAGAAGCTTTGTCTAGCCTGGCCTCAGAGGAAAGCTTGGCCCTGGAGGTGGAGCAGCAGCTGGGCCTGGAGATCCAGAAGCTGACTGCACAGATCCAG CTCCTGCCTGAAGAGTCACTAAGTTTCttttttcaagaatgtcataAACGAGCCACACAGGACTTCGAACTCCACATGCCACGGGGTCGGTACTGGCGGCATCGCCTCTGTCCTG AACTTCCCAGCATTCCTAGTGAGTATGCTGGGTTGGTGGTCCGCAGGGTACTGGAGCCTGTGTTGCAAGGACTGCAAGGACTGCCACAGCAAGcccaggcccctgccctcagcctgGTGCTGACTGCCATCCTGGGTGCCTGGCTTGACCACATCCTCACCCACGGGATCCGGTTcag GTGCATGTAA
- the CCDC142 gene encoding coiled-coil domain-containing protein 142 isoform X3, producing MAQASRSGGLLPPLATVPPLRAQAGGAEEEQWQRKRAGALRRDVRGWLRLPVARSIPCLDPRPGGAPRGQPWCAVPADAGEHREAGAVDWGREPAAGGPTPPALQRLRAVLLRLHHERQELLHAQDCARHLQATVRLLRILSPGAPSPSHLPQLCSDLLGHSSGGAVLRNGLQETPEPLLLARSVGLAAQRLDATIEMQLRALGQAPASPGLSSQIADLLLALPAYHQLQGKALSYVPGAARPYPPARVLRLLTGERGCQVAGWLDEALRGSDLRDQLRRRCQEERELLPGLLGLMGGVTGSASSGLGLGGAGALWSQYWTMLWAACAQSLDLSLGPWRDPRAAAQQLSQALGQGPAPLALGLCILQTILLWFWGRTQQHLAAWAPGSFLLLIQKDLPPLLYEAEALSSLASEESLALEVEQQLGLEIQKLTAQIQLLPEESLSFFFQECHKRATQDFELHMPRGRYWRHRLCPELPSIPSEYAGLVVRRVLEPVLQGLQGLPQQAQAPALSLVLTAILGAWLDHILTHGIRFSLQGALQLKQDFGVVRELLEEEQWGLSPELRQTLFTLSIFQRLDGALLCLLQQPLPKTQVHRGPPCCCACNEVQTMELPSSSLNSLESLEPPLRPGALPAQTAQLLSTLWGEGPSPDAYLVGNQQAWLALRQHQHPRRHLPFLSCLRTSSES from the exons ATGGCCCAAGCGTCTCGCTCTGGTGGCCTTCTGCCTCCGCTGGCTACCGTGCCGCCGTTACGGGCGCAGGCCGGGGGCGCTGAGGAGGAGCAGTGGCAGAGAAAGCGGGCAGGCGCTCTCCGCCGGGACGTTCGTGGCTGGCTGCGGCTGCCGGTTGCCCGAAGCATCCCCTGCCTGGACCCACGGCCCGGCGGAGCTCCGAGAGGGCAGCCGTGGTGTGCGGTGCCGGCGGACGCAGGAGAGCACCGTGAGGCTGGCGCTGTGGACTGGGGGCGGGAGCCGGCAGCTGGCGGCCCGACCCCTCCAGCGCTGCAGCGTCTCCGGGCGGTGTTGCTTCGGCTGCACCACGAGCGGCAGGAGCTCCTCCACGCACAGGACTGCGCCCGCCACCTACAGGCGACCGTGCGCCTCCTGAGGATCCTGAGTCCCGGCGCTCCATCCCCCAGCCACTTGCCTCAGCTGTGCAGCGACCTGTTGGGGCACTCTTCCGGAGGCGCGGTCCTGCGAAACGGCCTTCAGGAGACACCCGAGCCGCTACTCCTGGCACGATCCGTCGGACTAGCCGCCCAGCGCCTGGATGCTACTATCGAGATGCAGCTTCGGGCTCTGGGCCAGGCGCCCGCCAGCCCGGGCCTATCGTCCCAAATCGCCGACCTGCTGCTGGCACTTCCCGCCTACCACCAGCTGCAGGGAAAAGCCTTGAGCTACGTTCCAGGGGCAGCGCGCCCTTATCCCCCGGCCCGTGTGCTCCGCCTCCTGACGGGGGAGCGGGGTTGCCAGGTGGCAGGTTGGCTGGATGAGGCGCTCAGGGGATCTGACTTGAGGGACCAGCTCCGCAGGCGGTGCCAAGAGGAGCGGGAGCTGCTGCCAGGGCTACTGGGCCTGATGGGGGGCGTGACGGGTTCAGCCAGCAGTGGACTGGGGCTTGGAGGGGCTGGGGCCCTGTGGAGCCAGTACTGGACCATGCTGTGGGCAGCCTGTGCTCAGAGTCTGGACCTAAGTCTAGGACCCTGGAGGGACCCCAGGGCAGCGGCACAACAGCTGAGTCAGGCACTGGGTCAGG gtcCTGCCCCCCTTGCCCTGGGGCTCTGTATCCTGCAGACCATCTTGCTCTGGTTTTGGGGCAGAACTCAGCAGCATCTGGCAGCGTGGGCCCCAGGTTCCTTCCTGCTCCTGATCCAGAAGGATTTACCT CCTTTATTATATGAGGCAGAAGCTTTGTCTAGCCTGGCCTCAGAGGAAAGCTTGGCCCTGGAGGTGGAGCAGCAGCTGGGCCTGGAGATCCAGAAGCTGACTGCACAGATCCAG CTCCTGCCTGAAGAGTCACTAAGTTTCttttttcaagaatgtcataAACGAGCCACACAGGACTTCGAACTCCACATGCCACGGGGTCGGTACTGGCGGCATCGCCTCTGTCCTG AACTTCCCAGCATTCCTAGTGAGTATGCTGGGTTGGTGGTCCGCAGGGTACTGGAGCCTGTGTTGCAAGGACTGCAAGGACTGCCACAGCAAGcccaggcccctgccctcagcctgGTGCTGACTGCCATCCTGGGTGCCTGGCTTGACCACATCCTCACCCACGGGATCCGGTTcag CCTGCAGGGGGCGCTGCAGCTCAAACAAGACTTTGGAGTGGTCAGGGAGTTGCTGGAGGAGGAGCAGTGGGGCCTGTCCCCAGAACTTCGCCAGACTCTGTTCACGCTCAGCATCTTCCAGCGGCTGGATGGGGCCCTGCTGTGTCTGTTGCAGCAGCCCCTGCCCAAGACTCAAGTCCACAGGGGGCCTCCCTGTTGCT GTGCATGTAATGAGGTCCAGACCATGGAATTGCCCAGCAGCAGCCTCAACAGCCTGGAGAGCTTGGAGCCCCCTCTTCGACCTGGAGCACTCCCAGCCCAGACAGCTCAGCTGCTAAGCACACTGTGGGGAGAAGGACCTAGTCCTGACGCTTACCTGGTAGGAAATCAGCAGGCCTGGCTTGCCCTGAGGCAGCACCAGCATCCCCGCAGGCACTTACCTTTTCTTTCCTGCCTGAGGACCAGTTCTGAATCCTAA
- the CCDC142 gene encoding coiled-coil domain-containing protein 142 isoform X4, with the protein MAQASRSGGLLPPLATVPPLRAQAGGAEEEQWQRKRAGALRRDVRGWLRLPVARSIPCLDPRPGGAPRGQPWCAVPADAGEHREAGAVDWGREPAAGGPTPPALQRLRAVLLRLHHERQELLHAQDCARHLQATVRLLRILSPGAPSPSHLPQLCSDLLGHSSGGAVLRNGLQETPEPLLLARSVGLAAQRLDATIEMQLRALGQAPASPGLSSQIADLLLALPAYHQLQGKALSYVPGAARPYPPARVLRLLTGERGCQVAGWLDEALRGSDLRDQLRRRCQEERELLPGLLGLMGGVTGSASSGLGLGGAGALWSQYWTMLWAACAQSLDLSLGPWRDPRAAAQQLSQALGQASLPQECEKELASLCHNLIHQSLIWSWDQGFCQALASASGNQSSLPSSSHTTELLQQLFPPLLDALREPRSGLLLCRPPGPAPLALGLCILQTILLWFWGRTQQHLAAWAPGSFLLLIQKDLPPLLYEAEALSSLASEESLALEVEQQLGLEIQKLTAQIQLLPEESLSFFFQECHKRATQDFELHMPRGRYWRHRLCPGACNEVQTMELPSSSLNSLESLEPPLRPGALPAQTAQLLSTLWGEGPSPDAYLVGNQQAWLALRQHQHPRRHLPFLSCLRTSSES; encoded by the exons ATGGCCCAAGCGTCTCGCTCTGGTGGCCTTCTGCCTCCGCTGGCTACCGTGCCGCCGTTACGGGCGCAGGCCGGGGGCGCTGAGGAGGAGCAGTGGCAGAGAAAGCGGGCAGGCGCTCTCCGCCGGGACGTTCGTGGCTGGCTGCGGCTGCCGGTTGCCCGAAGCATCCCCTGCCTGGACCCACGGCCCGGCGGAGCTCCGAGAGGGCAGCCGTGGTGTGCGGTGCCGGCGGACGCAGGAGAGCACCGTGAGGCTGGCGCTGTGGACTGGGGGCGGGAGCCGGCAGCTGGCGGCCCGACCCCTCCAGCGCTGCAGCGTCTCCGGGCGGTGTTGCTTCGGCTGCACCACGAGCGGCAGGAGCTCCTCCACGCACAGGACTGCGCCCGCCACCTACAGGCGACCGTGCGCCTCCTGAGGATCCTGAGTCCCGGCGCTCCATCCCCCAGCCACTTGCCTCAGCTGTGCAGCGACCTGTTGGGGCACTCTTCCGGAGGCGCGGTCCTGCGAAACGGCCTTCAGGAGACACCCGAGCCGCTACTCCTGGCACGATCCGTCGGACTAGCCGCCCAGCGCCTGGATGCTACTATCGAGATGCAGCTTCGGGCTCTGGGCCAGGCGCCCGCCAGCCCGGGCCTATCGTCCCAAATCGCCGACCTGCTGCTGGCACTTCCCGCCTACCACCAGCTGCAGGGAAAAGCCTTGAGCTACGTTCCAGGGGCAGCGCGCCCTTATCCCCCGGCCCGTGTGCTCCGCCTCCTGACGGGGGAGCGGGGTTGCCAGGTGGCAGGTTGGCTGGATGAGGCGCTCAGGGGATCTGACTTGAGGGACCAGCTCCGCAGGCGGTGCCAAGAGGAGCGGGAGCTGCTGCCAGGGCTACTGGGCCTGATGGGGGGCGTGACGGGTTCAGCCAGCAGTGGACTGGGGCTTGGAGGGGCTGGGGCCCTGTGGAGCCAGTACTGGACCATGCTGTGGGCAGCCTGTGCTCAGAGTCTGGACCTAAGTCTAGGACCCTGGAGGGACCCCAGGGCAGCGGCACAACAGCTGAGTCAGGCACTGGGTCAGG catcactgcctcaggaGTGTGAGAAGGAGCTGGCTTCTTTGTGTCACAACCTAATTCATCAGTCTCTTATCTGGAGCTGGGATCAAG GCTTCTGCCAGGCCTTGGCATCTGCTAGTGGAAATCAGAGCAGCCTTCCCTCATCCTCTCATACCACTGAACTTTTGCAAcagctcttccctcctctcttggATGCCCTTCGAGAACCCAGGTCAGGACTGCTCCTCTGCCGGCCTCCAG gtcCTGCCCCCCTTGCCCTGGGGCTCTGTATCCTGCAGACCATCTTGCTCTGGTTTTGGGGCAGAACTCAGCAGCATCTGGCAGCGTGGGCCCCAGGTTCCTTCCTGCTCCTGATCCAGAAGGATTTACCT CCTTTATTATATGAGGCAGAAGCTTTGTCTAGCCTGGCCTCAGAGGAAAGCTTGGCCCTGGAGGTGGAGCAGCAGCTGGGCCTGGAGATCCAGAAGCTGACTGCACAGATCCAG CTCCTGCCTGAAGAGTCACTAAGTTTCttttttcaagaatgtcataAACGAGCCACACAGGACTTCGAACTCCACATGCCACGGGGTCGGTACTGGCGGCATCGCCTCTGTCCTG GTGCATGTAATGAGGTCCAGACCATGGAATTGCCCAGCAGCAGCCTCAACAGCCTGGAGAGCTTGGAGCCCCCTCTTCGACCTGGAGCACTCCCAGCCCAGACAGCTCAGCTGCTAAGCACACTGTGGGGAGAAGGACCTAGTCCTGACGCTTACCTGGTAGGAAATCAGCAGGCCTGGCTTGCCCTGAGGCAGCACCAGCATCCCCGCAGGCACTTACCTTTTCTTTCCTGCCTGAGGACCAGTTCTGAATCCTAA
- the MRPL53 gene encoding large ribosomal subunit protein mL53, whose translation MAAALARLGLRSVKQVRVQFCPFEKNVESTRTFLQAVSSEKVRCTNLNCSVIADVRHDGSEPCVDVLFGDGHRLIMRGAHLTAQEMLTAFASHIQARAAAGSGDKPGASTGR comes from the exons ATGGCAGCGGCCTTGGCCCGGCTCGGACTCCGCTCTGTCAAGCAGGTTCGGGTTCAATTCTGCCCTTTCGAGAAGAACGTGGAGTCGACAAG GACCTTCCTCCAGGCCGTGAGCAGCGAGAAAGTTCGCTGCACCAACCTCAACTGCTCGGTGATAGCGGACGTGAGACACGACGGCTCCGAGCCCTGCGTGGACGTGCTGTTCG GAGACGGGCATCGCCTGATTATGCGCGGCGCGCACCTCACCGCCCAGGAAATGCTCACTGCCTTCGCCTCCCACATCCAGGCCAGGGCTGCGGCGGGAAGCGGGGACAAGCCGGGCGCCAGTACCGGGCGCTGA
- the CCDC142 gene encoding coiled-coil domain-containing protein 142 isoform X2: MAQASRSGGLLPPLATVPPLRAQAGGAEEEQWQRKRAGALRRDVRGWLRLPVARSIPCLDPRPGGAPRGQPWCAVPADAGEHREAGAVDWGREPAAGGPTPPALQRLRAVLLRLHHERQELLHAQDCARHLQATVRLLRILSPGAPSPSHLPQLCSDLLGHSSGGAVLRNGLQETPEPLLLARSVGLAAQRLDATIEMQLRALGQAPASPGLSSQIADLLLALPAYHQLQGKALSYVPGAARPYPPARVLRLLTGERGCQVAGWLDEALRGSDLRDQLRRRCQEERELLPGLLGLMGGVTGSASSGLGLGGAGALWSQYWTMLWAACAQSLDLSLGPWRDPRAAAQQLSQALGQGFCQALASASGNQSSLPSSSHTTELLQQLFPPLLDALREPRSGLLLCRPPGPAPLALGLCILQTILLWFWGRTQQHLAAWAPGSFLLLIQKDLPPLLYEAEALSSLASEESLALEVEQQLGLEIQKLTAQIQLLPEESLSFFFQECHKRATQDFELHMPRGRYWRHRLCPELPSIPSEYAGLVVRRVLEPVLQGLQGLPQQAQAPALSLVLTAILGAWLDHILTHGIRFSLQGALQLKQDFGVVRELLEEEQWGLSPELRQTLFTLSIFQRLDGALLCLLQQPLPKTQVHRGPPCCCACNEVQTMELPSSSLNSLESLEPPLRPGALPAQTAQLLSTLWGEGPSPDAYLVGNQQAWLALRQHQHPRRHLPFLSCLRTSSES, encoded by the exons ATGGCCCAAGCGTCTCGCTCTGGTGGCCTTCTGCCTCCGCTGGCTACCGTGCCGCCGTTACGGGCGCAGGCCGGGGGCGCTGAGGAGGAGCAGTGGCAGAGAAAGCGGGCAGGCGCTCTCCGCCGGGACGTTCGTGGCTGGCTGCGGCTGCCGGTTGCCCGAAGCATCCCCTGCCTGGACCCACGGCCCGGCGGAGCTCCGAGAGGGCAGCCGTGGTGTGCGGTGCCGGCGGACGCAGGAGAGCACCGTGAGGCTGGCGCTGTGGACTGGGGGCGGGAGCCGGCAGCTGGCGGCCCGACCCCTCCAGCGCTGCAGCGTCTCCGGGCGGTGTTGCTTCGGCTGCACCACGAGCGGCAGGAGCTCCTCCACGCACAGGACTGCGCCCGCCACCTACAGGCGACCGTGCGCCTCCTGAGGATCCTGAGTCCCGGCGCTCCATCCCCCAGCCACTTGCCTCAGCTGTGCAGCGACCTGTTGGGGCACTCTTCCGGAGGCGCGGTCCTGCGAAACGGCCTTCAGGAGACACCCGAGCCGCTACTCCTGGCACGATCCGTCGGACTAGCCGCCCAGCGCCTGGATGCTACTATCGAGATGCAGCTTCGGGCTCTGGGCCAGGCGCCCGCCAGCCCGGGCCTATCGTCCCAAATCGCCGACCTGCTGCTGGCACTTCCCGCCTACCACCAGCTGCAGGGAAAAGCCTTGAGCTACGTTCCAGGGGCAGCGCGCCCTTATCCCCCGGCCCGTGTGCTCCGCCTCCTGACGGGGGAGCGGGGTTGCCAGGTGGCAGGTTGGCTGGATGAGGCGCTCAGGGGATCTGACTTGAGGGACCAGCTCCGCAGGCGGTGCCAAGAGGAGCGGGAGCTGCTGCCAGGGCTACTGGGCCTGATGGGGGGCGTGACGGGTTCAGCCAGCAGTGGACTGGGGCTTGGAGGGGCTGGGGCCCTGTGGAGCCAGTACTGGACCATGCTGTGGGCAGCCTGTGCTCAGAGTCTGGACCTAAGTCTAGGACCCTGGAGGGACCCCAGGGCAGCGGCACAACAGCTGAGTCAGGCACTGGGTCAGG GCTTCTGCCAGGCCTTGGCATCTGCTAGTGGAAATCAGAGCAGCCTTCCCTCATCCTCTCATACCACTGAACTTTTGCAAcagctcttccctcctctcttggATGCCCTTCGAGAACCCAGGTCAGGACTGCTCCTCTGCCGGCCTCCAG gtcCTGCCCCCCTTGCCCTGGGGCTCTGTATCCTGCAGACCATCTTGCTCTGGTTTTGGGGCAGAACTCAGCAGCATCTGGCAGCGTGGGCCCCAGGTTCCTTCCTGCTCCTGATCCAGAAGGATTTACCT CCTTTATTATATGAGGCAGAAGCTTTGTCTAGCCTGGCCTCAGAGGAAAGCTTGGCCCTGGAGGTGGAGCAGCAGCTGGGCCTGGAGATCCAGAAGCTGACTGCACAGATCCAG CTCCTGCCTGAAGAGTCACTAAGTTTCttttttcaagaatgtcataAACGAGCCACACAGGACTTCGAACTCCACATGCCACGGGGTCGGTACTGGCGGCATCGCCTCTGTCCTG AACTTCCCAGCATTCCTAGTGAGTATGCTGGGTTGGTGGTCCGCAGGGTACTGGAGCCTGTGTTGCAAGGACTGCAAGGACTGCCACAGCAAGcccaggcccctgccctcagcctgGTGCTGACTGCCATCCTGGGTGCCTGGCTTGACCACATCCTCACCCACGGGATCCGGTTcag CCTGCAGGGGGCGCTGCAGCTCAAACAAGACTTTGGAGTGGTCAGGGAGTTGCTGGAGGAGGAGCAGTGGGGCCTGTCCCCAGAACTTCGCCAGACTCTGTTCACGCTCAGCATCTTCCAGCGGCTGGATGGGGCCCTGCTGTGTCTGTTGCAGCAGCCCCTGCCCAAGACTCAAGTCCACAGGGGGCCTCCCTGTTGCT GTGCATGTAATGAGGTCCAGACCATGGAATTGCCCAGCAGCAGCCTCAACAGCCTGGAGAGCTTGGAGCCCCCTCTTCGACCTGGAGCACTCCCAGCCCAGACAGCTCAGCTGCTAAGCACACTGTGGGGAGAAGGACCTAGTCCTGACGCTTACCTGGTAGGAAATCAGCAGGCCTGGCTTGCCCTGAGGCAGCACCAGCATCCCCGCAGGCACTTACCTTTTCTTTCCTGCCTGAGGACCAGTTCTGAATCCTAA
- the CCDC142 gene encoding coiled-coil domain-containing protein 142 isoform X1, whose protein sequence is MAQASRSGGLLPPLATVPPLRAQAGGAEEEQWQRKRAGALRRDVRGWLRLPVARSIPCLDPRPGGAPRGQPWCAVPADAGEHREAGAVDWGREPAAGGPTPPALQRLRAVLLRLHHERQELLHAQDCARHLQATVRLLRILSPGAPSPSHLPQLCSDLLGHSSGGAVLRNGLQETPEPLLLARSVGLAAQRLDATIEMQLRALGQAPASPGLSSQIADLLLALPAYHQLQGKALSYVPGAARPYPPARVLRLLTGERGCQVAGWLDEALRGSDLRDQLRRRCQEERELLPGLLGLMGGVTGSASSGLGLGGAGALWSQYWTMLWAACAQSLDLSLGPWRDPRAAAQQLSQALGQASLPQECEKELASLCHNLIHQSLIWSWDQGFCQALASASGNQSSLPSSSHTTELLQQLFPPLLDALREPRSGLLLCRPPGPAPLALGLCILQTILLWFWGRTQQHLAAWAPGSFLLLIQKDLPPLLYEAEALSSLASEESLALEVEQQLGLEIQKLTAQIQLLPEESLSFFFQECHKRATQDFELHMPRGRYWRHRLCPELPSIPSEYAGLVVRRVLEPVLQGLQGLPQQAQAPALSLVLTAILGAWLDHILTHGIRFSLQGALQLKQDFGVVRELLEEEQWGLSPELRQTLFTLSIFQRLDGALLCLLQQPLPKTQVHRGPPCCCACNEVQTMELPSSSLNSLESLEPPLRPGALPAQTAQLLSTLWGEGPSPDAYLVGNQQAWLALRQHQHPRRHLPFLSCLRTSSES, encoded by the exons ATGGCCCAAGCGTCTCGCTCTGGTGGCCTTCTGCCTCCGCTGGCTACCGTGCCGCCGTTACGGGCGCAGGCCGGGGGCGCTGAGGAGGAGCAGTGGCAGAGAAAGCGGGCAGGCGCTCTCCGCCGGGACGTTCGTGGCTGGCTGCGGCTGCCGGTTGCCCGAAGCATCCCCTGCCTGGACCCACGGCCCGGCGGAGCTCCGAGAGGGCAGCCGTGGTGTGCGGTGCCGGCGGACGCAGGAGAGCACCGTGAGGCTGGCGCTGTGGACTGGGGGCGGGAGCCGGCAGCTGGCGGCCCGACCCCTCCAGCGCTGCAGCGTCTCCGGGCGGTGTTGCTTCGGCTGCACCACGAGCGGCAGGAGCTCCTCCACGCACAGGACTGCGCCCGCCACCTACAGGCGACCGTGCGCCTCCTGAGGATCCTGAGTCCCGGCGCTCCATCCCCCAGCCACTTGCCTCAGCTGTGCAGCGACCTGTTGGGGCACTCTTCCGGAGGCGCGGTCCTGCGAAACGGCCTTCAGGAGACACCCGAGCCGCTACTCCTGGCACGATCCGTCGGACTAGCCGCCCAGCGCCTGGATGCTACTATCGAGATGCAGCTTCGGGCTCTGGGCCAGGCGCCCGCCAGCCCGGGCCTATCGTCCCAAATCGCCGACCTGCTGCTGGCACTTCCCGCCTACCACCAGCTGCAGGGAAAAGCCTTGAGCTACGTTCCAGGGGCAGCGCGCCCTTATCCCCCGGCCCGTGTGCTCCGCCTCCTGACGGGGGAGCGGGGTTGCCAGGTGGCAGGTTGGCTGGATGAGGCGCTCAGGGGATCTGACTTGAGGGACCAGCTCCGCAGGCGGTGCCAAGAGGAGCGGGAGCTGCTGCCAGGGCTACTGGGCCTGATGGGGGGCGTGACGGGTTCAGCCAGCAGTGGACTGGGGCTTGGAGGGGCTGGGGCCCTGTGGAGCCAGTACTGGACCATGCTGTGGGCAGCCTGTGCTCAGAGTCTGGACCTAAGTCTAGGACCCTGGAGGGACCCCAGGGCAGCGGCACAACAGCTGAGTCAGGCACTGGGTCAGG catcactgcctcaggaGTGTGAGAAGGAGCTGGCTTCTTTGTGTCACAACCTAATTCATCAGTCTCTTATCTGGAGCTGGGATCAAG GCTTCTGCCAGGCCTTGGCATCTGCTAGTGGAAATCAGAGCAGCCTTCCCTCATCCTCTCATACCACTGAACTTTTGCAAcagctcttccctcctctcttggATGCCCTTCGAGAACCCAGGTCAGGACTGCTCCTCTGCCGGCCTCCAG gtcCTGCCCCCCTTGCCCTGGGGCTCTGTATCCTGCAGACCATCTTGCTCTGGTTTTGGGGCAGAACTCAGCAGCATCTGGCAGCGTGGGCCCCAGGTTCCTTCCTGCTCCTGATCCAGAAGGATTTACCT CCTTTATTATATGAGGCAGAAGCTTTGTCTAGCCTGGCCTCAGAGGAAAGCTTGGCCCTGGAGGTGGAGCAGCAGCTGGGCCTGGAGATCCAGAAGCTGACTGCACAGATCCAG CTCCTGCCTGAAGAGTCACTAAGTTTCttttttcaagaatgtcataAACGAGCCACACAGGACTTCGAACTCCACATGCCACGGGGTCGGTACTGGCGGCATCGCCTCTGTCCTG AACTTCCCAGCATTCCTAGTGAGTATGCTGGGTTGGTGGTCCGCAGGGTACTGGAGCCTGTGTTGCAAGGACTGCAAGGACTGCCACAGCAAGcccaggcccctgccctcagcctgGTGCTGACTGCCATCCTGGGTGCCTGGCTTGACCACATCCTCACCCACGGGATCCGGTTcag CCTGCAGGGGGCGCTGCAGCTCAAACAAGACTTTGGAGTGGTCAGGGAGTTGCTGGAGGAGGAGCAGTGGGGCCTGTCCCCAGAACTTCGCCAGACTCTGTTCACGCTCAGCATCTTCCAGCGGCTGGATGGGGCCCTGCTGTGTCTGTTGCAGCAGCCCCTGCCCAAGACTCAAGTCCACAGGGGGCCTCCCTGTTGCT GTGCATGTAATGAGGTCCAGACCATGGAATTGCCCAGCAGCAGCCTCAACAGCCTGGAGAGCTTGGAGCCCCCTCTTCGACCTGGAGCACTCCCAGCCCAGACAGCTCAGCTGCTAAGCACACTGTGGGGAGAAGGACCTAGTCCTGACGCTTACCTGGTAGGAAATCAGCAGGCCTGGCTTGCCCTGAGGCAGCACCAGCATCCCCGCAGGCACTTACCTTTTCTTTCCTGCCTGAGGACCAGTTCTGAATCCTAA